A window from Azoarcus sp. DD4 encodes these proteins:
- a CDS encoding branched-chain amino acid ABC transporter permease: MLPWLVLAALAAFPLIAPHFELEYYVGFVRRLLIVMIAATSLNFILGYGGMVALGHAGFIGVGAYTVVAMVEGGFGSAWAAWGAALAVSAAFAALIGVVSLRTRGVYFLMITLAFAQMLYYVAVSLRTYGGDDGYGIYTPLSLGWFDGLHADIFYWVVLAIAALVFAFGSRLAVSRFGHALMGIRDNETRMAALGYPVFRIKLAAFTGAGAVAGLAGALLASHNAFVSPSLMHWTESSTLLVMVAIGGMGRRWGGPLGVAIWLTLAEVLKLYTEYWHWPMGLLLILIVFFAPRGVAALFERKEKNQ, translated from the coding sequence ATGCTGCCGTGGCTGGTGCTGGCCGCACTCGCCGCCTTCCCGCTGATCGCGCCGCATTTCGAGCTGGAGTACTACGTCGGCTTCGTGCGCCGCCTGCTGATCGTGATGATCGCCGCCACCAGCCTCAACTTCATCCTCGGCTACGGCGGCATGGTGGCGCTCGGCCACGCCGGCTTCATCGGCGTCGGTGCCTACACGGTGGTGGCGATGGTGGAGGGCGGCTTCGGCTCGGCCTGGGCCGCCTGGGGCGCCGCGCTGGCGGTGAGCGCCGCCTTCGCCGCGCTGATCGGCGTGGTGTCGCTGCGCACCCGCGGCGTGTATTTCCTGATGATCACGCTGGCCTTCGCGCAGATGCTCTATTACGTCGCGGTGTCGCTGCGCACCTACGGCGGCGACGACGGTTACGGCATCTACACCCCGCTGTCGCTGGGCTGGTTCGACGGCCTGCATGCCGACATCTTCTACTGGGTGGTGCTGGCCATCGCCGCGCTGGTGTTCGCCTTCGGCAGCCGGCTGGCGGTGTCGCGCTTCGGCCACGCGTTGATGGGCATCCGCGACAACGAAACGCGCATGGCCGCGCTCGGCTACCCGGTGTTCCGCATCAAGCTGGCGGCCTTCACCGGCGCCGGCGCGGTGGCGGGCCTCGCCGGCGCGCTGCTCGCGAGCCACAACGCCTTCGTCAGCCCCTCGCTGATGCACTGGACGGAATCCTCCACCCTGCTGGTGATGGTCGCCATCGGCGGCATGGGCCGGCGCTGGGGCGGCCCGCTGGGGGTGGCGATCTGGCTGACCCTGGCCGAGGTGCTGAAGCTCTACACCGAATACTGGCACTGGCCGATGGGCCTGCTGCTCATCCTGATCGTGTTCTTCGCGCCGCGCGGCGTGGCGGCCTTGTTCGAGCGGAAGGAGAAAAACCAATGA
- a CDS encoding branched-chain amino acid ABC transporter permease translates to MDPIFILEQLLNGLGYGFMLFLLAAGLTLVFGIMDTMNLAHGSLYMAGAYIAAKVHESSGSFLGAVLIAIAATIVIAAVIELLVVRRLYSRDHLAQVLATFGVILVADDAVKAIWGPSPIMAPTPAALAGPVQVLAELPYPAYRLLLLGVGLAVAVGLYLLVNHTRMGMLVRAGASNRAMAEFMGVRVGRVFSFVFALGAALAALAGALMGPIGAVQIGMGEAILIPALVVIVIGGIGSVRGAFVAALLVGLVDTAGRAFLPPALRAVLPPSLAADLGPALAGIAMYVLMAAVLTLKPAGLFPARA, encoded by the coding sequence ATGGATCCCATCTTCATCCTCGAACAGCTGCTCAACGGCCTTGGCTACGGCTTCATGCTGTTCCTGCTCGCGGCCGGCCTTACCCTGGTGTTCGGCATCATGGACACCATGAACCTCGCCCACGGCTCGCTCTACATGGCCGGGGCCTACATTGCCGCCAAGGTGCATGAGAGCAGCGGCTCTTTCCTCGGCGCGGTGCTGATCGCCATCGCCGCCACCATCGTGATCGCCGCGGTGATCGAGCTGCTGGTGGTGCGCAGGCTCTACAGCCGCGACCATCTCGCCCAGGTGCTGGCCACCTTCGGCGTCATCCTGGTCGCCGACGACGCGGTCAAGGCCATCTGGGGGCCGTCGCCCATCATGGCGCCGACGCCGGCCGCGCTCGCCGGGCCGGTGCAGGTCCTGGCCGAGCTGCCTTATCCCGCCTACCGCCTGCTGCTGCTCGGCGTCGGCCTGGCGGTGGCGGTGGGGCTCTACCTGCTGGTCAATCACACCCGCATGGGCATGCTGGTGCGCGCCGGTGCCTCCAACCGCGCGATGGCGGAATTCATGGGCGTGCGCGTCGGCCGGGTGTTCTCCTTCGTGTTCGCGCTCGGCGCCGCGCTGGCCGCGCTGGCGGGCGCGCTGATGGGGCCGATCGGCGCGGTGCAGATCGGCATGGGCGAAGCCATCCTGATTCCGGCGCTGGTGGTCATCGTCATCGGCGGCATCGGCTCGGTGCGCGGTGCCTTCGTCGCCGCGCTGCTGGTCGGGCTGGTCGATACCGCCGGCCGCGCCTTCCTGCCGCCGGCGCTGCGCGCCGTGCTGCCGCCCTCGCTTGCCGCCGACCTCGGCCCGGCGCTGGCCGGCATCGCCATGTACGTGCTGATGGCGGCGGTGCTCACCCTGAAACCGGCGGGGCTGTTCCCCGCGCGTGCCTGA
- a CDS encoding TetR/AcrR family transcriptional regulator, whose protein sequence is MARTRALDFEDRQKDILRAAAVLFAERGYNETLLEDIAEQCGIKKSSLYHYHDSKHTILHRLIAWKIEDLAWKADAAVEAAATPRDKLHALVSTLINEYIRVPQEVTVLLTQTRHLEPAALEATAEIQNRIINRAVLLLQDIRPDAEITRKKVIAVAMLFFGMTNWIHVWYKPSGSIKPTELSAMIVDIFLDGFNNLDPARLR, encoded by the coding sequence ATGGCCCGCACCCGCGCCCTGGACTTCGAAGACCGCCAGAAAGACATCCTGCGCGCTGCCGCGGTGCTGTTCGCCGAGCGCGGCTACAACGAAACCCTGCTCGAAGACATTGCCGAGCAGTGTGGCATCAAGAAATCCTCGCTGTACCACTACCACGACTCCAAGCACACCATCCTGCACCGGCTGATCGCCTGGAAGATCGAGGATCTGGCGTGGAAGGCGGATGCCGCGGTCGAAGCCGCCGCCACGCCGCGCGACAAGCTGCACGCGCTGGTATCGACGCTGATCAACGAGTACATCCGGGTGCCGCAGGAGGTCACCGTGCTGCTGACCCAGACCCGCCACCTGGAGCCCGCCGCGCTCGAAGCCACCGCCGAGATCCAGAACCGCATCATCAACCGCGCGGTGCTGCTGCTGCAGGACATCCGGCCGGATGCGGAGATCACCCGCAAGAAGGTCATCGCGGTGGCCATGCTGTTCTTCGGCATGACCAACTGGATACACGTCTGGTACAAGCCGTCGGGCTCGATCAAGCCTACGGAACTGTCGGCGATGATCGTCGACATCTTCCTCGACGGCTTCAACAACCTCGACCCTGCCAGGCTGCGCTGA
- a CDS encoding ABC transporter substrate-binding protein, with product MHYKKLVSSLLLSACFATAAHAQMKVGVVSSATGPGALVGIPQKNTVPLLPTKIGDLSVEYVAVDDASDPTASVTAVKKFITEQKVDAIIGPTGSPNAMAILGFVAEAEVPLLAPVGTIAIVLPMDDKRKWVFKTTQNDGIIAEALVEHMVKTGVKTLGFIGTGDPYGETWHKVMSELAAKHGIRIVANERFQRPDTSVTGQALKVFGAKPDAVLVAAPGGPAVLPQTTLFDLGYKGTMYQTHGAALNDFLKLGGKKVEGTVLAAGLMLVLDEMPDSNPSKKVAADYIDAYRKLHGTVPATFGANMYDAGLLLQQAVPEAAKKGKPGSREFRLALRDALEQTREVVGAQGVYNMTPEDHSGFDKRGRELITVKNGNWTLLR from the coding sequence ATGCACTACAAGAAGCTCGTTTCCTCGCTGTTGTTGAGCGCCTGTTTCGCCACCGCTGCCCACGCCCAGATGAAGGTCGGCGTCGTGTCGTCGGCCACCGGCCCCGGTGCACTGGTCGGCATCCCGCAGAAGAACACGGTACCGCTGCTGCCGACGAAGATCGGCGACCTCAGCGTCGAATACGTCGCGGTGGACGATGCCAGCGACCCCACCGCCTCGGTCACCGCGGTGAAGAAGTTCATCACCGAACAGAAGGTGGACGCCATCATCGGCCCCACCGGTTCGCCCAACGCGATGGCCATTCTCGGCTTCGTCGCCGAGGCCGAGGTGCCGCTGCTGGCGCCGGTCGGCACCATCGCCATCGTGCTGCCTATGGACGACAAGCGGAAATGGGTGTTCAAGACCACCCAGAACGACGGCATCATCGCCGAGGCGCTGGTCGAGCACATGGTGAAGACCGGGGTGAAAACGCTGGGCTTCATCGGCACCGGCGACCCTTACGGCGAAACCTGGCACAAGGTGATGTCCGAACTGGCGGCGAAGCACGGCATCAGGATCGTCGCCAACGAACGCTTCCAGCGGCCGGACACGTCCGTCACCGGCCAAGCGCTCAAGGTGTTCGGCGCCAAGCCCGACGCGGTGCTGGTGGCCGCGCCCGGCGGCCCGGCGGTGCTGCCTCAGACCACGCTGTTCGACCTGGGCTACAAGGGCACGATGTACCAGACCCACGGGGCCGCACTCAACGACTTCCTCAAGCTCGGCGGCAAGAAGGTGGAAGGCACGGTGCTGGCGGCCGGCCTGATGCTGGTGCTGGACGAAATGCCGGACAGCAACCCGTCGAAGAAAGTCGCTGCCGACTACATCGACGCCTACCGCAAGCTGCACGGCACGGTGCCCGCCACCTTCGGCGCCAACATGTACGACGCCGGCCTGCTGCTGCAGCAGGCGGTGCCGGAAGCGGCGAAGAAGGGCAAGCCGGGCAGCCGCGAGTTCCGTCTGGCGCTGCGCGACGCGCTCGAGCAGACGCGCGAGGTGGTCGGCGCCCAGGGCGTCTATAACATGACGCCGGAGGATCACAGCGGCTTCGACAAGCGCGGCCGCGAGCTGATCACGGTGAAGAACGGCAACTGGACCCTGCTGCGCTGA
- a CDS encoding glutathione S-transferase family protein, which produces MPATLILHGSPLSNFYNKIKIALLELDIPFEERAHRPHSGQWPQSGSPTGKIPFLETPDGCVFESQTILEYLEDIRPGASRYPADALGRAHCRELIAYLELYLETAARPLYGAAYWGREIDDATRKAACDAVTAALIPLARRARFAPWLCGADYTHADGAAWVHVQTVVGALKVLGLPALVHEGLPQLGPWLEMAAERPSIRRVDGDRREAARKLRG; this is translated from the coding sequence ATGCCCGCCACGCTCATACTGCACGGCTCGCCGCTCAGCAACTTCTACAACAAGATCAAGATCGCGCTGCTCGAACTGGATATCCCCTTCGAGGAGCGCGCGCACCGGCCGCATTCCGGCCAGTGGCCGCAGAGCGGCTCGCCCACCGGCAAGATCCCCTTTCTCGAAACGCCCGACGGCTGCGTGTTCGAGTCGCAAACCATCCTGGAATACCTGGAAGACATCCGGCCCGGTGCCAGCCGCTACCCGGCGGACGCCCTCGGCCGCGCGCACTGCCGCGAGCTGATCGCCTACCTGGAGCTTTACCTGGAGACCGCGGCGCGGCCACTGTACGGCGCCGCCTACTGGGGCCGCGAGATCGACGACGCCACCCGCAAGGCCGCCTGCGACGCCGTTACCGCCGCACTGATACCGCTGGCGCGGCGGGCGCGCTTCGCGCCCTGGCTGTGCGGCGCGGATTACACCCACGCCGACGGCGCCGCCTGGGTGCATGTGCAAACGGTGGTGGGCGCGCTCAAGGTGCTCGGACTGCCGGCGCTGGTACATGAAGGCCTGCCGCAGCTCGGCCCCTGGCTGGAGATGGCGGCGGAACGGCCGAGCATACGGCGTGTGGATGGCGATCGCCGCGAAGCCGCGCGCAAGCTGCGCGGCTAG
- a CDS encoding CDP-6-deoxy-delta-3,4-glucoseen reductase: MNPASTAMIAPAEGASTVELTPSGKTFTAAPGQSLLDAGLAAGLALPYQCRTGECGTCRATVLDGEVEHLPASWPLEEGLCLLCRCEARGPVRIGCEEVAGVPGLPLRKLAVRVASIERPAADVAVLRLQPPAGQTLDYLAGQYVDVLLRDGRRRSYSLATAPGKAEQLELHIRHLPGGAFTEQVFGSLKVRDMLRIEGPFGRFHLREDSAAPMILLASGTGFAPIKAIVEQARRSGLKRPATLYWGGRRRADLYFHAMALQWARELPWLRYVPVLSMADADWSGRTGFVHEAVIADFPDLSAHEVYACGAPAMVDAARRDFVARCGLAEGNFFADAFVSAAASG; encoded by the coding sequence ATGAATCCCGCTTCCACCGCCATGATCGCGCCCGCCGAGGGCGCCAGCACCGTCGAACTGACGCCCTCTGGCAAGACCTTCACCGCCGCGCCCGGCCAGAGCCTGCTCGATGCCGGCCTCGCCGCCGGGCTCGCCCTGCCTTACCAGTGCCGCACCGGCGAATGCGGCACCTGCCGCGCCACCGTGCTGGACGGCGAGGTGGAGCACCTGCCGGCGAGCTGGCCGCTGGAAGAGGGGCTGTGCCTGCTGTGCCGCTGCGAGGCGCGCGGCCCGGTGCGCATCGGCTGCGAGGAAGTCGCCGGCGTGCCGGGTCTGCCTTTGCGCAAGCTCGCAGTGCGTGTCGCCAGCATCGAACGGCCGGCGGCCGACGTGGCGGTGCTGCGCCTGCAGCCGCCGGCCGGCCAGACGCTGGATTACCTCGCCGGCCAGTACGTGGACGTGCTGCTGCGCGACGGCCGCCGCCGCAGCTATTCGCTGGCGACGGCGCCGGGCAAGGCCGAGCAGTTGGAACTGCACATCCGCCACCTGCCGGGCGGCGCCTTCACCGAGCAGGTGTTCGGCAGTCTCAAGGTGCGCGACATGCTGCGCATCGAAGGCCCCTTCGGCCGTTTCCATCTGCGCGAGGACAGCGCCGCGCCGATGATCCTGCTCGCCAGCGGCACCGGCTTCGCGCCGATCAAGGCCATCGTCGAGCAGGCCCGCCGCAGCGGCCTCAAGCGCCCGGCCACGCTCTACTGGGGCGGCCGCCGCCGTGCCGACCTCTACTTCCACGCGATGGCGCTGCAGTGGGCGCGCGAACTGCCTTGGTTGCGCTACGTGCCGGTGCTGTCGATGGCCGATGCGGACTGGAGCGGCCGGACGGGATTCGTGCATGAGGCGGTGATCGCCGACTTCCCTGACCTTTCCGCGCACGAGGTCTATGCCTGCGGCGCCCCGGCGATGGTGGACGCGGCGCGGCGGGATTTCGTGGCGCGCTGCGGGCTGGCGGAAGGGAATTTCTTCGCCGATGCGTTCGTGAGCGCGGCAGCGTCCGGCTGA
- a CDS encoding AMP-binding protein, with product MTTACPPPLDFESQRPAAPFRELRFGPVDIDLQTRTDGSLLLTNRQPLAAFAVTQIADYLRRHADAHPDRTWLAEPAGDGWRRLSYREARGNVDALSQWLLDRRIPAHRPILILSDNGIHHALLQMAAMQIGIPVLAVSPAYSLMSETCAKIVDLVKRFAPALIYAADAPRYARALTLAKPLSDALILCDDAPGGVVDASFGQALDTCPTEAVERAYSRVGLDTIARLLLTSGSTGTPKAVTMTQRNIIASGTLWDQVWPFLADKPPVMVDWLPWNHTAGAHGAFGMVLRHGGTLYLDDGKPVPELMARSIAHLREIRPNVMVNVPRGLDMLVAQMEEDPTIAEALFPNLDIIVYGGASLSPNTLLKLEQLSARATGRRIPVSSSLGSTETTMPATLIWWPPEVIGTLGLPAPGVEAKLVPDGERYEIRFRGQNITPGYYRDDNANRAAFDDEGFLKTGDAVVFARPGEPKHGLLYAGRLSENFKLSTGTWVSVATVRGHLLSQLHPLLTDAVLAGHDRDQLGALLFINVAQVRKRFPELADAAPAVMAVHRPLLDALAAGIADYNARFPGSSTRIARALVLDRPPSIDDGELTDKGHINQRGVLKLRADAVARLYAALPGSTGCMLFD from the coding sequence ATGACCACCGCCTGCCCGCCGCCGCTGGACTTCGAGTCGCAGCGGCCGGCCGCCCCCTTCCGCGAACTGCGCTTCGGCCCGGTCGACATCGACCTGCAGACCCGCACCGACGGCAGCCTGCTGCTCACCAACCGCCAGCCGCTGGCCGCCTTCGCCGTCACACAGATCGCCGACTACCTGCGCCGCCACGCCGACGCCCACCCCGACCGGACCTGGCTGGCCGAGCCCGCCGGCGACGGCTGGCGGCGCCTGAGCTATCGCGAGGCACGCGGCAACGTCGATGCGCTGTCGCAATGGCTGCTCGACCGCCGCATCCCGGCCCACCGCCCCATCCTCATCCTGAGCGACAACGGCATCCACCACGCCCTGTTGCAGATGGCGGCGATGCAGATCGGCATTCCGGTGCTGGCGGTGTCGCCCGCCTACAGCCTGATGTCGGAGACCTGCGCCAAGATCGTCGACCTCGTCAAACGCTTTGCCCCGGCGCTGATCTACGCCGCCGACGCACCCCGCTACGCGCGCGCGCTCACCCTCGCCAAGCCGCTGTCGGATGCGCTGATCCTGTGCGACGACGCCCCCGGCGGCGTGGTCGACGCGAGCTTCGGCCAGGCGCTCGACACCTGCCCGACCGAGGCGGTGGAAAGGGCCTATTCGCGCGTTGGGCTGGACACCATCGCCCGCCTGCTGCTGACCTCCGGCTCCACCGGCACGCCGAAGGCCGTGACCATGACCCAGCGCAACATCATCGCCTCCGGCACGCTGTGGGATCAGGTCTGGCCCTTCCTCGCCGACAAGCCGCCGGTGATGGTCGACTGGCTGCCGTGGAACCACACCGCCGGCGCCCACGGCGCCTTCGGCATGGTGCTGCGCCACGGCGGCACGCTCTACCTCGACGACGGCAAGCCGGTACCGGAACTCATGGCCCGCAGCATCGCCCACCTGCGCGAGATCCGCCCCAACGTCATGGTGAACGTGCCGCGCGGGCTGGACATGCTGGTGGCGCAGATGGAAGAGGACCCGACCATCGCCGAAGCGCTCTTCCCCAATCTGGACATCATCGTGTACGGCGGCGCCTCGCTATCGCCCAACACCCTGCTCAAGCTGGAGCAGCTTTCCGCCCGCGCCACCGGCCGCCGCATCCCGGTGTCGTCCTCGCTCGGCTCCACCGAAACCACCATGCCGGCCACGCTGATCTGGTGGCCGCCGGAGGTCATCGGCACGCTCGGCCTGCCGGCACCCGGCGTCGAAGCCAAGCTGGTGCCGGACGGCGAGCGCTACGAGATCCGCTTCCGCGGCCAGAACATCACCCCCGGCTACTACCGCGACGACAACGCCAACCGCGCCGCCTTCGACGACGAAGGCTTCCTCAAGACCGGCGACGCGGTGGTGTTCGCCCGCCCCGGCGAACCGAAACACGGCCTGCTCTACGCCGGCCGGCTGTCGGAGAACTTCAAGCTGTCGACCGGCACCTGGGTCTCGGTGGCGACGGTGCGCGGCCATCTGCTGAGCCAGTTGCACCCGCTGCTGACCGACGCGGTACTGGCCGGCCACGACCGCGACCAGCTCGGCGCGCTGCTCTTCATCAACGTCGCGCAGGTGCGCAAACGCTTCCCGGAACTCGCCGATGCCGCGCCCGCGGTAATGGCCGTCCACCGTCCGCTGCTGGATGCGCTCGCCGCCGGCATCGCCGATTACAACGCGCGTTTCCCCGGCAGCAGCACCCGCATCGCCCGGGCCCTGGTGCTGGACCGCCCGCCCAGCATCGACGACGGCGAACTCACCGACAAGGGCCACATCAACCAGCGCGGCGTACTCAAGCTGCGCGCCGATGCGGTCGCCCGCCTGTATGCTGCGCTCCCCGGCAGCACCGGCTGCATGCTGTTCGACTGA
- a CDS encoding ABC transporter ATP-binding protein — protein MSLFAAHGLVKRFGGLLATDHVDIAVEPGEIHALIGPNGAGKSTLVNLISGLLPLDEGCLVLDGIDLTGLPPHQRVRAGLSRCFQVTSVFKGDSVLDNLLLAAQAHAGSSFRFLSKRAAEDVLMETALALAATVGLADVLPRIAGTLPHGAQRKLDVALALAARPKLLLLDEPMAGMGPEDSLQMVALIEQLRSRTAILLIEHDMDAVFQLADRISVLVYGRVLTSGDAAHIKGHPEVQAVYLGTEVGV, from the coding sequence ATGAGCCTGTTCGCGGCCCACGGCCTGGTGAAGCGCTTCGGTGGGCTGCTTGCCACCGACCATGTGGACATCGCGGTCGAGCCGGGCGAAATCCACGCCCTGATCGGCCCCAACGGCGCCGGCAAATCGACGCTGGTGAACCTGATCTCGGGCCTGCTGCCGCTGGACGAAGGCTGTTTGGTGCTGGACGGCATCGACCTCACCGGCCTGCCGCCGCACCAGCGCGTGCGCGCCGGCCTGTCGCGCTGCTTCCAGGTGACCAGCGTGTTCAAGGGCGACAGCGTGCTCGACAACCTGCTGCTCGCCGCGCAGGCGCATGCAGGTTCCAGCTTCCGCTTCCTGTCCAAGCGCGCGGCCGAGGACGTGCTGATGGAAACCGCGCTGGCACTGGCCGCCACCGTCGGCCTGGCGGATGTGCTGCCGCGTATCGCCGGCACGCTGCCGCACGGCGCGCAAAGGAAGCTCGACGTGGCGCTGGCGCTCGCCGCGCGGCCCAAGCTGCTGCTGCTCGACGAACCGATGGCCGGCATGGGGCCGGAGGATTCGCTGCAGATGGTGGCGCTGATCGAACAGCTGCGCAGCCGCACCGCGATCCTGCTGATCGAGCACGACATGGACGCGGTGTTCCAGCTCGCCGACCGGATCTCGGTGCTGGTGTATGGGCGGGTGCTGACCTCGGGCGATGCGGCGCATATCAAGGGGCATCCGGAGGTGCAGGCGGTGTATCTGGGGACGGAGGTGGGGGTGTGA
- a CDS encoding NADPH:quinone oxidoreductase family protein, protein MTATPYALHCHEYGNPPLIDARPLPPDATPGPGEVLIEVACAAFNFTDYLMIQGRYQDKPALPFVPGLDAAGTVRAVGAGVASFAPGDKVISSGVVGAWSARLVAPAHRLVKIPGQVSAADAVASINSHLTAYHGLIDRAALQAGERVLVLGASGAVGQAAVQIALHRGAEVFTVARDGGLLQLAGPQGAALRVPPAELKQGLRELLGAPGADVVVDPVGDFHTEAAVRNLGWRGRLLVIGFAAGDIPKIPANLLLLKGATVMGVYCGGLLLRETAAFTSQLAAMLALIDAGVLTPSPHETLPAHRFDDIWARHADAPRGTKVLLGFTG, encoded by the coding sequence ATGACCGCCACGCCCTACGCACTCCACTGCCACGAATACGGCAACCCGCCGCTGATCGACGCCCGTCCGCTGCCGCCCGACGCCACGCCGGGGCCGGGCGAGGTGCTGATCGAGGTCGCCTGCGCCGCCTTCAACTTCACCGACTACCTGATGATCCAGGGCCGCTACCAGGACAAGCCGGCGCTGCCCTTCGTCCCCGGTCTGGATGCCGCCGGCACGGTGCGCGCGGTCGGCGCCGGCGTAGCCAGCTTCGCACCGGGCGACAAGGTGATCTCCAGCGGCGTGGTCGGCGCCTGGTCGGCCCGGCTCGTCGCCCCGGCCCACCGGCTGGTGAAGATCCCCGGCCAGGTATCGGCGGCCGACGCGGTCGCCTCGATCAACTCCCATCTCACCGCCTATCACGGCCTCATCGACCGCGCCGCGCTGCAGGCCGGCGAGCGGGTGCTGGTGCTGGGCGCCAGCGGCGCCGTCGGTCAGGCCGCGGTTCAGATCGCCCTCCACCGCGGCGCCGAGGTTTTCACCGTGGCGCGCGACGGCGGCCTGCTGCAGCTCGCCGGCCCGCAAGGCGCGGCCCTGCGCGTGCCGCCGGCCGAACTCAAGCAGGGCCTGCGCGAACTGCTCGGAGCCCCGGGCGCCGACGTGGTGGTCGATCCGGTCGGCGATTTCCATACCGAAGCCGCGGTACGTAACCTCGGCTGGCGTGGCCGCCTGCTGGTGATCGGCTTCGCCGCCGGCGACATCCCGAAGATCCCGGCCAACCTGCTGCTGCTGAAGGGCGCGACGGTAATGGGCGTCTATTGCGGCGGCCTGCTGCTGCGCGAAACCGCCGCCTTCACCAGCCAGCTCGCTGCGATGCTGGCGCTGATCGATGCCGGCGTGCTGACGCCCTCGCCGCACGAGACCCTGCCGGCGCACCGCTTCGACGACATCTGGGCGCGCCATGCGGACGCCCCGCGCGGCACCAAGGTATTGCTCGGCTTCACCGGCTGA
- a CDS encoding ABC transporter ATP-binding protein has product MKHEPLLTCTGLEAGYGASQVLFGLDFEINAGEVVGLLGRNGMGKSTTIKTLVGGLRAKKGEIRFGGKAIHGARADAIARLGVAIVPEGRQCFPNLTVREHLVAFADNRNGQRDAWTLERLYALFPRLKERANNMGNQLSGGEQQMLAIARALSTNPRLLILDEATEGLAPVIRDEIWRCLDQLKAAGQTTLVVDKYVEKLVLLADRHLILERGRIAWSGSSVELDGDRGLWSRYLGV; this is encoded by the coding sequence ATGAAACACGAACCCCTCCTGACCTGCACCGGCCTCGAAGCCGGCTACGGTGCCAGCCAGGTGCTTTTCGGCCTGGACTTTGAAATCAACGCCGGCGAAGTCGTCGGCCTGCTCGGCCGCAACGGCATGGGCAAGAGCACCACGATCAAGACCCTGGTCGGCGGCCTGCGCGCGAAGAAGGGCGAGATCCGCTTCGGCGGCAAGGCCATCCACGGCGCGCGTGCCGATGCCATCGCCCGCCTCGGCGTCGCTATCGTGCCGGAAGGCCGGCAGTGCTTTCCCAACCTGACGGTGCGCGAGCATCTGGTGGCCTTCGCCGACAACCGCAACGGCCAGCGCGACGCGTGGACGCTGGAGCGGCTGTACGCGCTGTTCCCGCGCCTGAAGGAGCGCGCGAACAACATGGGCAACCAGCTCTCCGGCGGCGAGCAGCAGATGCTGGCGATCGCCCGCGCGCTGTCGACCAATCCGCGCCTGCTCATCCTCGACGAGGCCACCGAGGGCCTGGCGCCGGTGATCCGCGACGAGATCTGGCGCTGCCTCGACCAGCTGAAAGCCGCCGGCCAGACCACGCTGGTGGTCGACAAGTACGTCGAAAAGCTGGTGCTGCTGGCCGACCGCCATCTCATCCTGGAGCGCGGCCGCATCGCCTGGAGCGGCAGCTCCGTCGAACTCGACGGCGATCGCGGCCTGTGGTCGCGCTACCTCGGCGTTTGA
- a CDS encoding TMEM165/GDT1 family protein — protein sequence MEAFLVSTSIVALAEIGDKTQLLAFILAAKFRKPWPIVLGILVATLANHAGAGALGSFVTSLVSPEVMRWVLGLSFIAMAIWTLIPDKFEEGDATFARFGVFGTTLIAFFLAEMGDKTQVATVALAAQYQALVAVVMGTTLGMMIANVPAVLLGDRIANRIPVKLVHGIAAAIFAVLGVATLLGAGERLGF from the coding sequence ATGGAAGCCTTCCTCGTCTCCACCAGCATCGTCGCGCTCGCCGAGATCGGCGACAAGACGCAGCTGCTCGCCTTCATCCTCGCCGCCAAGTTCCGCAAGCCCTGGCCCATCGTGCTCGGCATCCTGGTCGCCACCCTGGCCAACCACGCCGGCGCCGGTGCGCTCGGCAGCTTCGTGACGTCGCTGGTGTCGCCGGAAGTCATGCGCTGGGTGCTGGGCCTGTCCTTCATCGCCATGGCGATCTGGACGCTGATCCCCGACAAGTTCGAGGAAGGCGACGCCACCTTCGCCCGCTTCGGCGTGTTCGGCACCACGCTGATCGCCTTCTTCCTCGCCGAGATGGGCGACAAGACCCAGGTGGCGACGGTGGCGCTGGCGGCGCAGTACCAGGCGCTGGTGGCGGTGGTGATGGGCACCACGCTCGGCATGATGATCGCCAATGTGCCGGCGGTGCTGCTCGGCGACCGCATCGCCAACCGCATTCCGGTGAAGCTGGTGCACGGCATCGCCGCGGCGATCTTCGCGGTGCTGGGCGTGGCGACGCTGCTGGGGGCGGGGGAGCGCCTGGGCTTCTGA